TTTCTTGCCACTTAATCTTTCACTATGTGCACTATTAATGGATGATGTACTTTTTTCAATATTATCAGCTTCCTTCAGCTGATCTTTAGAACTTGCTTGGTTCTCTTCCTGTTCTGATTCTCCAGTATCTCCGAAAAAATCTTTATACCTATCTTCGGCCTTTCGAAATGGCCTTTCTAATTTTTTATCTCCTGATTCCCTTTTGTTTGCATAACTATTAGCATGTGCAGTTTGCTTATTTCTCAGCATCAAAGAAGAACTGACCCTTAAGCTTTCTTTAGGTACCTCTGCAGCTAGACTACCACGATGCTGActgtcttttgattttctttttccacCAGAAGACATACACTCCTCTGCAGAAGGCAACTTCATATTGTCTTGCTCATCTAATGTAGCTCCCTGGCTGATCTTCTTCTTGGAAGGATCTACTGATTCATTTTTTAGAGCTTTGCAACCTTTTAGAGTATTAGAATTGGCTTTGACAGCATCATAAGTTTTGTCAGCTTTATTATACCCATCTTTTCTAGCATTGCCAGAAATGACATCCAGAACACTTGTCTTTTGTTCCTCCAAAACCTTTTGAGCTGAACTAGCACTTAGATTCTCCCAGCCTATCTCTTGGGCAAGTAATGGCTCTACTGACTTCTCCATGTCTACATCATGGACACCTTTGTTTCGTGTCGTACCCTTATTTTTTACCTTGTCAGAGGCAGAATATGAATTAGATAAAAGAGGAAGCTTCAATGTTTTAGAAACAAGCTCCTCACAAGCCAATAAGTCAATATCTGCTTCCTTTTTTGGCATGAGACCACTACCGTTCATTATTTCCCTGTTAATGCCACTCATTCTTTCAGCCGGAGAATTCTTTTTCTCCATTGACTTTGCTTTCTTATGTCTTGATAGCATTCCATCACACTTTCTAGAATCAGATCTAttctctttcaattttttttcctttacaATCAAGTTAAGTAGATGATCGGGAAGAGGAGATAGTAGCGCCTCCTCCGGTACAGGGAAGGAAGTCATAAGCTACTCAAAAAATCCAGGGATTAAATCTGATCAGTTCCGGACTTGCACATTAGATGTaagaatatatttataagaagaTTAACAAACAATGGAGGATTTACCCGAAGAATGCTGGTTGGAGATTCAGATAATGGCTCTTGAGACTCCTGATACATCCCTTCACTTTCTTAAGGGCTTTGATCTAAGGACGAAGATGGTGAGACATCAAGGCCAAGACCACTGTAGATTGCAGCATTCTTCTGTGTTGACAAGTCACCTGAACCCATTTTGATTCTCACCTTCAATGTTTTCGGGTCAGACAGACTGGCAGCTTTCTTGCTTGCAAATTCACACCTAAAGGCAAGCTCATCAACATGAGCAGATGTTAAGTTGACCTCTTGTTTAATTGAATCATTCACAGTTGATGTCTTACGAAGGGTTTCAAAATTCGAAGGCAGTCCAGGCATCACAGACTGAGAACCACTTGATGAACATACTGAGTTATGTCGGCCATCCTACATGACAAAACAAAGTAAGCAGCCGGTTTAACTTGGACTTCTCAAATAAACCAAGATCCTGTGAAAGATTCCTTCTTTGTATGAAATAAATTCTATTTCCGAGGAAAATGTGACAAATTGAGAAAACACAACCTCCAATGGCATTTTTGGGGGCGATCTCGGTGCATGCCAGCTCTGAACTTTTGGAGAACTATTCGGATGAGGCCAACCCGGAGAACGTGTATAAGTAGGTAAGAATGACCCATATCCACCAAACTTTGCACCTGTGGCGATAGAAAAAATCACAAAATCATTAATTTGAAATTATGAACCCCAATTTACGGTGACTCTTCACCTCATACAAACCATGATTCTACTTACCCAGATTCTCTGCAGAAACTCCACCTTCAAAATCTTTCTGAAAATGTCCAAGAACATGTTGAATTTTCTCATCCTTCAAATACATGAAGTCATATATCACTAAGGGGTAATGAAAAAATGGAAAGAGACTAAGAATAAGCACCAGACCAGAAATATGACATTGAGAAAGATCAGCATACATATAGTAGTCCACGAACAGTTAGTAACTAATCCTGTAGAAACAGCAATAACACACAGCAACCATGGAAGCCACCCAATGTGCTTGAATCTTACTCTCCTAATACCTATGAAATTCCCAGAGTTACAGTTAAGACTACCATAACGTTTTCACTAACCTAACTAGTAATCAAAATTCATTAATAATGCCTTCGCAAGTAACCAGATGTCCAACAAATTTCAGACAACTGAAAAAAGAAAGCGCGCACACACAGACACACACTACAACCATTAATACACCCATACACAAAACGGCTTCATCGCTAGACAGAAAACAATTCACTTAAGTTAAATAAAACTCCTAAAAACTAAATTCTCAAGATTCCTCCACATGAACCAAAATAACTAGTAAAATTAGAATAAAAACTGAAATATGAATCCATATGTAATATTTCTAGAAGCAACAGAAGTAAAAAAagtaaaatcaatttaaaattgcAGTTACAGAATTTCAATTGATCAGCAAAAATCTTAACTTTAGATCTAAAACCCAACCAAAAAAACTAAAGTCGACACAATatgattaaaaattaattaaaaacaaaaatgaaagcaaagaaaaaaagagCCAAATTTTCTTACTATGTAGGAGAGAGAAGATAGATCATTTTCGGTGTCTGTGGTGGCATCATAATCATCGTTATTGTTACTATAAGAGCAAGCCTCTCCTTCTTCAAGCTCAGTCTCTTCCATTTCTCTTCCAGCAAACTTTAGCCCTTTCCTCGCATCGTTACTCCCCAACGAAATCAttcaaaaaaataacaaaaaaaaaagaaaacctcGCCCAAATATCAAGTTCTCGAACTTAATTTTCTATAATTCCAAGCCCACAGGTTTCTTATACTAATCCTTTTCTACAACCACTAAAACCCACCAAAGAAAAAAGCGGATATTTACCCTGATTTCAATCAAGACCTGAAACACGATCAGGAAGCCAAACAACAAACCAACATTTTCAAATGGTTTAAATTCGAAATCAAATAAATCGATTTTAAAACAAGGATCTCTCAAATTTTTACTGTTTTTAAGAGCTTTtttggatttaaaaaaaaaaaaaatttcggtGCGATCTCTTTAACTTGAATCAATTAGCAAGGAAATAGAAAGAGACGAACTCTCTGTGTGGCTTTGGTGTACAGAGCAGCCGCGgttattcttattttttattatttatttgttttcttttgtttttgttttttttttaatttttttaaaagtccaCGTGATTGAAACGGAGAAGGGTAGGAAAGGactgaaaattattttaaattttctttttatctGAGCGTTATTATATTTTGgacttcttcttttccttttttaccTTTTTGGTCCCTCTATGTTTTACGTTTTCATTACGGCGTTGTGTCCGAAAAGTAAACAAATATTAGCTGATTCTTTTTGGCTTAATTTATGATGTAGCCCGTGAAGTATATCTATTTTCTCACTTTAATACTTGAATACCCAAAGGTAGTTTTTAGTCCATTTtcctaaattatattaaaatttttatggccATTATGATTCTGCCAACtgttcttttatttataaaatatataacttttgagataaaaatattactaaataatatactttttaatttttcaaaagtgctttcagaaaaaaaaattgcAAAAGCATTTTTTTTACCAAAAgcaaaagtataaaattttaaccTTTGCTCAAAAATATTTTTGGTCTAAAATTTCTTCTGAGAAACCATGCTAAACTAAACTCAAGTATAGTTCTTTTTATAAAAAAGCTAACactcaaataaatatttaattctcaaatacatattttttaaattaaaatatatataaatgtttttatttaaaaaaaatccgAATAGCGAGTAGCGAGTTCCAAATGATAATTTGATGATCAATACAATGAATCAATACCCGTCGACAAGTTAAAAAAATACCTTATATCTAAGTTGATCCGATGGTCAATGTTGGATGTTAGAGAAGAAAGttatttggattttgatttgCAAATCCataatgtttaaattttgtttcatgaaaaaaaattgtaaaagtgaatAGATTGATGTAAGGGGTGCAAATAAAGTTCATATAACAACGATTTTAATAGTCTAGTGACTTAAACGAGATCTTTCAAATAATTCAGTGGTCaactttttaaaattgagtgactaaaacgtaaattTATTTATAGTGTAGTGACCTTGAGTTTAGATTACCTAATTTAAAAATAGACTAAAACccgattaaaaaaaaaactaaattccaTTTTAACCAAAATATTTGGGATGGAGTCTAGAAAGGTGGCTTTATTTGAGAAAATGTTGAGGAGAAAGAGTTTTGAGTTATTTTGTAGGATTAAGATAGAGTCAGCATTTTAATTCGTTGGAAAGTTGTATAACTTCTTTTAATCTTATAAGTATCTCCACATATACATTTGTCCTAAGCTATGAAATTTTCCATATACACGTGCAATGACTATAAGGAATGATTGTTAAGGATACATAAATGTTTTCTATATCTGATTGGTGGATGGATTGGTCAACTCATCAGTTTTTCAGTTTTATTGGTTTGATCAGTTTAATTAATtagattaaaaaaattattaaaaaataaaatttcggtTTAACCAATTCAATTGTCGATTCaatcaatttttaaatgattcaatAGGTTCAATTGATTCGTATCGATTCTCGATCTGATTGGTTTAAAATCACTTTCTAAACCAATTCATTAGTCAGATCCCATTTCAACTAATCTGAGCGACTGATCTAGTCTGGTTCAAACAACACTGGTATAGATAGATTATTATGATATTCTTTATCGatgattattatgtttaaatttatgGTTCAATCTGTatattttgaattgatttaatCTAATCTATCTAATATTATATTACCATTAGTCCTTTAataatttcaatagttaaaacTATTTTGATTAACTAATAACatcataaaatatattaattatattaaaaattaaagcataaaaattaatTCTTAAATTTATGTATAGTAAATGAATCAAAACTGAAGTTTAACATTTttaagtaaaaaagaaaaaagaaaaaaagcatAAGTCAATAAAAGAAGGCTTTTataatttagcccctaaagtatacctaatttttcattttggtctacctaatttttcattttggtatCTACACGCACCATGTGACATGTTtggcaaatgaaaaaaaaaataccatATGACAATtagtttatttaaataaaaacattaaatttaaatttaaaaatataaagttataaTATTAAGTAGTTAAATATTAAAAGCACTTTTGACTTTGATTGGCATTGACCGATAATTGACTACATTGATCATTCACATGAAGTTATTAGGACACGCcacatatttttttaatattatatatattatattaattaaaattttaaaaattatatatatatatataatataaaagattttaaaattttaaaaatatttgttataaaattctaaaatatataattttaaattttaaaaattaaaataatatataaaaattgaaaattgttataaaaattttaaaaagtaattaaatttcaattaattgtATAAAAGCTTGAAATTTAAAAACCTTTTAGAATttagaattatatattttataattttataaaaatcattttgaaattttttataattctTACAATTTTTCAActaatttcttttcatttatcatatttttgtaaattttatttttataatttttataaattatatatatttgaattttatatatttattttgatttttacattttaatgtttgtatacatttaataaaagaaaatatttattttacataaaGACGTCTCATGATGTTTAATGTTTAtcaaaaatgaatgaaaaaaataatGGAGGCATACTTTAGGTACCAAACtggaataaaaaaatttaaataccaaaatGGGAAAATGAGTATACTATTGGACCAAATTTTGAATTAAGTCACAAAAGAAGCGCCATTTAGAATATATAGTTATATAGTTAACCTACACAAATAGTCActcaacttaaaaaaaattaatttaggcACTCAATAAAAAAGTTTGCAATATAAGCACTCACGTTATATAGTTTAATCATTTTGGTTACTCCCATTAAAATCACAAATGATAAGCTGACATGATAGTCAAAAAAtttgtataataacaaatttagttctCTACTTTTACAAACtatatcaatttagtcataattttaaaaagttaacctttaaaatttataaatgatttcaatttgatcctaattcttaaagattcaaagaaatatataaaaacacataaatatttttaaaaatatattaatattaaataaaataaaaatttctccTCTTCTCTCTCCCCCTCACCCCACCACAGTCTCTTCCAAATAAGTGCCAGCTTGTAATCCCCCTTGACCGTTTAACATCCCTTCTTTAACTCGATTTGGATGTACACCTCTAGTTTTCGCCACCGTGAGGTTATAGATTGGTTCATTGAAAGAAAATTGTAGCCATCAAGCAATGGTTATTAGTCTCgcctaaaacaaataaaaaatcatCGTCCCTTCCATGGTGGTGGGAGTGAGGGAGGgggattttatttaatattaatataatattatatctatttcatattaatatattttaaacttgctattatattaaaattttaagatataagATCAAActgaaattatttataaattttaaaagttaatttttaaaatgactaaattgatataatatgtagatattaaagactaaatttgttattataaaaatttggtggtTTTAATGAAGTAAATTTACCCATGGTTATACAGATTACttttaagaataagaaaaaaaaaacataaagcaGGGGAGGAAGGCCAAAACATTACTTTGAAGGGACAACTTAAAAATTAGATACGGGTAATCAGAAAATGATTCCGTCTCTTTTAGGAAAATTAGATCTACTAATCATTGGATGACAAGTTTTCAAAACCAATACTCAATATGTTGAAGAATAAgacattatattttaatatttattacacaAAGGCACAAAATTTTACAGTTCTATCCATAAAATAAATGGTAAAAGGAATCTTTTGCTTTTGacatattttattgtatttttgtaGCATGTAATTTGCCAATTCACCTTTCTCATTCAGCTTGAAGACCCTTCAAACTGATCTCGAAGCATTTCGTACTTCTTAAGCTCTGCCATGGAAAGGGATGGTGAAAGCTCTCTCAATACCTACACATTAACCATTCGTTAAGGGGTTAGATGCTTAGCCATAAAACACAAAAAGACAAGTGTCCATACGAGATAATTGCGCATAGACAGTAATGAatcattataatttaaatatcaaattgaaaTGCATGCAGAATCATTTAGATATGGCCATCCACTGATTAGTCTATAATTATACTTGTTTATGCTTCTTTTGGTAGAGAGTTGGATTGGAGGTTGAATGGTTGGGCTTGTGAGTTGAACTGGAGCTGCAGGGCTTCCTGCAAGACGTAGGTGACTTAGGGCGGCATTGGAGCTTTTACTCCAAGACGCTCTCCGATGCTTAAGTTGGCAAAATGTGTATTGCAATGGTATATTGTATTGTTCTCCTATGCCACTTGGAGAACAAAGTGGCTTTCAGCCTCCGACATACTAAATTATTTACTTGTCTTCACCATTACATAACACCCTTTGCTCATTTAAAAATCGGAGAACATTCCAAAACACAAGCTCCTACATCCCCCAGATTACCTTCATCTTGCAAGAAGCCCAGCAGCTCCAACTCTCTATCAAAAGAAGTATTAACATATTTCATCACATTGAAAGAAATTTTAGCTGATAACCATGGAATTGCACCTTATACTACTTTAACCACATCTATTCATAGTTAttatctctttcttttttttctttactagcTTTTTGCTATTTACTTGTGATTCAAAATCCAAATTCTTATACATGTTTTCACACCAAAGTCCCTTAATCAGCTAAGAATAGTTTCATACCTTCACAAAATCATCATATTCTACAACAATGGAGTCAGCTTGATCCATGGAAGATGAATCTGGACTCAACACCTACACAAAAAGAACAGGTATAAGCAATGAAGAGACAGTTTTCTTGGCTGTGCTTGTAGTAACTAATACATGgtaaaaattatcaaagtacATTGCCCTGCGATTGAAGATATGAAACATTCACAGCAATTCTGCGGTGCAAAAAGCTTGTTTTTTACTCACCTTACGCTTTGCAGCATGAAACCAAGCATCTGCACACAAGGCATACATATCTGCACCAGTAAAGTTTGGTGGGCATCTCTTTGCAATTGAGTAGAGGGATATATCTTCGTGCAATCTAAACTTTCTGGTAAGTGCTTTAAGAACTCTGGACCAAGAATGGAATtgaccataaaaaaaaaaaagaaaagaaaacaaatcaaattaaaaaattggAAGAGCATACATTCATGAATGGGAGAGAAGGTTCAGAGATATGAACTAACCGCTCTCTGTAAGATGCATCAGAGTTAACTCCAACGTATAGCAGTTTGTCAAATCTACCAGGCCTTAGAAGAGCTGGGTCAATAAGATCTGGCCTGTTGCTTGCTCCTATAATAAATAGGTCCTGGGAAAGATAAACAAGGATCAGTTTCATTTCTATTTGAaccaaaaaagtaaaaaaatagagTATTTTCATAAAAAGAAGCATAAATAACCTGGGTAGAATCATTAAGGCCATCAATCTCTGCAAGCATCTAGCAACAAGAGAAAGTTGTCACGATTAGTTACAAGTGAAACCAAAGAGATCTGATAAATCAATGCAATAGCAAGAGGGTCAATAAAAACCTGAGAGACCACTCTGTCCATAACACCCCCAGAATCTCCAGAAGCACCTCGAGCAGGAGCAAGCGAATCGAGTTCATCAAAGAAGATGACACATGGCCGTGCTGATCTGGCCTGCAAAACTTAAAATATCATAACAATGAAAGCCCTTTTACCAATGAAAGGAATTATATAATCAAgacaattttatttttgtttacctTCTGGAAAATGTCTCGAACATTCTTCTCTGACTCTCCTATGTACATGTTAATTAGTTCAGGCCCTTTTACACTAAGGAAATTTAAGGAACACTCAGTTGCCACAGCTTTTGCCAACAAAGTCTGACATTTACAGCAGAAACAATAAGAACAGGAAACGAAAAGCTAcagaatatattttaatatatgtacaTCTGGAAGGCTAAGAATAATTTGGTAATCCATCATAACGTACTTTCCCTGTTCCTGGAGGACCATAAAGAAGGACACCAGAGCGCTTGCGCAAGCCAGATGAAAATAAATCCTTATGCAGGAGAGGTAACTGAAGAGTTAAAAGATAACAGTAAGTAAAAGAGTTCAGAGTAGCAGGCTTCAAATCacagaaaattttaaagaaaaatagacTACATACAAGCAAAAACTGGATAGAAACCTGTTTGATGGGACCAAATAATGAGCAATATTGAAACCAAATAACCAATCTTAATATCCTTTACTGGGCACTAGACAGATGGCCAACATACTAAAACATCGTCTCCCATAGCAAGATTTACAAAGTTTCTGCTGTAACCTTTATTAGATAAGTTCCTAATCAACAAACACCTAAGATCCCTTTTTTGTGCCCATGAAAAAAAATGATGGGGGTTCAAATTATTCAAAAATGGTAAGAAAATATATATCCCAGACCAGCATAACCTATTGTTGGAGAAAGGCATCAAAGATACAGACAAGCCAACCTGAACAGTGTCCAAAATTGATTTCTTCACATCCTCCAGTCCACCAACATCTTCCCATTTCACATTAGGAACCTGCAAAAAATAAATCAACACTTCAACGATCTGCTCTACATTCAGAAATTGAAAGAATCATCCACTCCATAGTCCAGCGAAAATACTGAAATACATAAATTTTGAAAAGGCCAGTTGCCAATTACTTAATATTATGTTCTAAATCTGATTTGAACAAGTTACCTTTGGAGCACCTAATGCAGATGCAGTCCTCTTCTTTGATCGCTCCAATGCTTTCTCCAAGTCATCTTTTCCCCTTAAGCGAGCCATAGTATTGCTTGATGTATCCTG
Above is a genomic segment from Gossypium arboreum isolate Shixiya-1 chromosome 8, ASM2569848v2, whole genome shotgun sequence containing:
- the LOC128296512 gene encoding cysteine-tryptophan domain-containing zinc finger protein 7-like, which encodes MISLGSNDARKGLKFAGREMEETELEEGEACSYSNNNDDYDATTDTENDLSSLSYIDEKIQHVLGHFQKDFEGGVSAENLGAKFGGYGSFLPTYTRSPGWPHPNSSPKVQSWHAPRSPPKMPLEVVFSQFVTFSSEIEFISYKEGIFHRILVYLRSPS